In Vicingus serpentipes, the sequence TTCAACAGGAAGTGGAACGATAACATGGTATGATACAGATGGAATAACAGTGATAGGAACAGGAAGTCCATTTGATGCTACTTCGTATGTTTCAGCAACAGGAACTTATACGCTCTATGTAAATGAAGAGAATGGAAGTAATTGTGATGGAACATTAACTCCAGTGGTTGTTGTAGTAGGAGGAGTTACAGCATCAATAGGAGCTAATCCAAGCACAGGATTTGTACCATTAGATGTAGTGTTTACAAATGGAAGTACTACAGGAGCTGGAATAACTTATACATGGGATTTTGGAGATGGAACAGGAGATAATGCTTTTGAACCATCACATACTTACACGGATATTAATAGCTTTATAGCTACATTAACAGTAACAGATGCTGCAAATTGTTCGGCATCAGCAACAGTAACAATAGAAGTAATAGGAGAGTCATCTATATTAATACCAAATGTATTTACTCCAAACAATGATGGAAGTAACGATGTGTTTACAGTCTCAGGTACAAACCTTGAAGAAGTAAAAGGAGAGATATTTAATAGGTGGGGACAAAAGATGTTTGAGTGGGATAATGTGAAAGGTTACTGGGATGGAAGAACATTAAGTGGTTCAGAAGCACCAGATGGAACATACTTTTACATCATAAATGCAAAAGGCTTAGATGGAGAAGAATATTTCAAAAAAGGTGGCTTTAGTTTAATAAGATAAAACCTTAAAACATCACTAAAAAGGGAGCGATAACCATCGCTCCCTTTTTTTATTAATTTTTTACAAGAA encodes:
- a CDS encoding T9SS type B sorting domain-containing protein encodes the protein STGSGTITWYDTDGITVIGTGSPFDATSYVSATGTYTLYVNEENGSNCDGTLTPVVVVVGGVTASIGANPSTGFVPLDVVFTNGSTTGAGITYTWDFGDGTGDNAFEPSHTYTDINSFIATLTVTDAANCSASATVTIEVIGESSILIPNVFTPNNDGSNDVFTVSGTNLEEVKGEIFNRWGQKMFEWDNVKGYWDGRTLSGSEAPDGTYFYIINAKGLDGEEYFKKGGFSLIR